A single window of Camelina sativa cultivar DH55 unplaced genomic scaffold, Cs unpScaffold00594, whole genome shotgun sequence DNA harbors:
- the LOC104773615 gene encoding uncharacterized protein LOC104773615 — MGMEKSLGFVVSLKPLKLDSENFGYWKVMIKQAILSVDVEVWIAVEDGWSSPMFKDEKGDIVLKEKMKWTNEEKAKSKYNSQAILVIFNALSMEIFILVQGCVSAKEAWNFLEVLFEGTSSVRRTRQDNLASQFEKLHMTENESVANYSSRLNAIVQKAAVLGK, encoded by the coding sequence atgggtatggagaaatcactgGGTTTCGTTGTGTCACTAAAACCACTGAAATTAGATTCTGAGAATTTTGGATACTGGAAAGTCATGATCAAGCAGGCCATCTTGAGCGTTGATGTGGAAGTGTGGATTGCCGTGGAGGATGGCTGGTCATCTCCTATGTTCAAGGATGAGAAAGGTGATATTGTTCTCAAGGAGAAGATGAAATGGACCAATGAGGAAAAAGCAAAATCTAAGTATAATTCCCAAGCAATATTAGTTATCTTCAATGCTCTGTCAATGGAGATCTTCATCCTGGTACAGGGGTGTGTGTCTGCCAAGGAAGCATGGAACTTTTTGGAGGTTCTGTTTGAAGGCACAAGCAGTGTTAGGCGCACTAGACAGGATAATCTTGCATCTCAGTTTGAGAAACTACACATGACTGAGAATGAATCTGTTGCTAACTATAGTAGTAGACTGAATGCAATCGTACAAAAGGCTGCAGTTTTGGGAAAATGA